CTAATTAACTcaactaaaattaattaatacagCATTCACTCTATTCTTTTAATGGTTAAGTTTAATTTGTATAACTTggattttctattatatttaattatttattaccaTGATTAGTCTGTCACTGTACcagtttaaattaaatatattgcaAATTTTTAGCATATTAAAACTCGTTGATTTTGTAAATTGAGTTCTCAAGCATATATAAATGCATATATatggttattattatttaaacatAGTATTAGACATTTATCACTGTTTCGATATGTTAACATAGTCTCAAATAGTTCGGAGTTGAGATTAATGtcagtttatatattttttcttcctccAATCCACCGAGACgtattttaagaacaaaatcgtGATGAAGTATCAACTTCCAAAACGGACAATACCTCAAATAACACTCAACTGAGCAGACAATACCTCAAATGCCCTCAACTGAACAAACAATACCTCAAATGCACTGATTGACCTAGCGATAGTATCTTTCGAACTTGAGTGTAGAACCACAACAAAATTAGTTAGTTTGAAGAAGTGATATAGTTTTATTTTGGATACCTGAAAGTGAAAGCAACACCAGAGATTATGAAGAGCTGAATTTGATAGGTTCCACTAAGTGAATGCATTCATAGAGATAGATGTGTTTTTGCCTATAAAATAAAAGGGGAGGTGTGTGCGCCATGGCATTCATGCATAAGCTTGTGTTTGTGTTGATATAGTATCTGAAACTGACGTCTAATTCCACCTCTGCAAGTAGAAAATTCTCTTTCAACAATTCCACCTACAAACAGAAATTCCTTAGCCTCCACTAACCAAAGCATCGATTCTTCGAACCTTCTTGTCTACGAGGGTAGAGGGGATGAAAAAATTActctatttttaattctttgaTACACACAAAATTAAAACTGGAAGAAGACAAAAAGAGAATGAAGTCTATTCATCtcactttttttcttcaaatttacTGGATTTAAAGTAATTAAACGTTCTATATCGGTGAATTTTGTTAACAAGCGTCCAAATTAGACTTGAACTCTAAATGTCTTGTGCGTGTTCTTTCTACTCTCATTTTTGTTATGAACCTTGGTTATTTCCCACCACTTTCTCTTGTAGTGTTGTTTTTTTGACAATGATGGTTGCATGTTGTTTCAccattaatttttttcctttagATAATGTACATACCTTGGTTGGGTATTAATGCTTTTCCCAATGGAAGAAGGCCATGGATCCGAGTACAAGCTATTTGGGAGTAAGTGTCTTAACCTATAACCTAATCTATATACTTCTTTAACTTTTGGTTTGGTTGAATGGACCACGCTATGAACTTTTTTTTGTTACAAATACTTTCTTTTGAATCATATCTTTTCTacttgattttctttttcaagaaATTTCCTCGATCTTTTGAATATATGTTtcggtatctaatttagtcaatataataaaaatatatatattttgaaattagttaaaatttattaatattttaaaaataagagtaATATGAAAGTTAAGTTACAATTATTTTGCTTTCTCACCCCGTATTTCTAACTGTATAGAAGTTATGAATGTAATAGGATGTTGTGTTCTGATAATAGTGCTTAACCCATATAAAATTAGTggtttttttttactctttaaataaattatcaccacaaataatatagaaaagtattttttttattaaattgtgCTGAAACAGACACCTATCCTTACATAACACACCTACCAGCCCAATTTGACAGCCAATGAAACACACTATGACAGAACTACACTTTGATAGAGCAATTGAAATAGGTAGAATGACTTGTAATACATTTACAATATAGTtgtaacattataaaaaaagtgCATTATCTTCTTTACTCATTATAAAAAAGTGCATTGCcttctttttttcaaaatgcaaagGTGTCTAGAATGGGAATATTTGCACAATTTTATTGAATAATGTTATGTTAAATGCTTCTTCTTTGGATATGCAAACTGAATTATGCTTGAATTGTGAAATGTAAATATGTATTTAAGTGtcattcataaatatttttaggaGTTTTTATGTAAGTGAATCATTTAAATGTGATAAAAATAAACGAATCATATTTGTTATTAAATGGGATGATGGATggagtttattatttttatttccttgtgttacctattttattttattttatttattatgctGTGTCATTTGGGTTAGGATGATCTTATTATGATCCAGAAGGTTCTCTTAATACCCAGTCCTGTAAACATCATTTTAATGTGTTTAGTCACCATCAATTTTGCTATCAAATACATTTTCAGATTAATTTTAACATTATGTTTCGAAAGTGagttatttcaaaattaaaatttattaaaataaattgtagaTCTTTCTCCAAGTTTTCTATTGACTTGCAGCTCAAACAAATAATATAAGTACAATTCTAGATATATGAAAAACTTTTATGATATTCACATCAAATTTGACTTTATATCTCTTCTTAATCAAATGATGATTGAtattaagtaatttatatttttaatattattattataaggttataaagtgaactttaagtttaattcaatcGTAATTTATATGTTGAAGTTTacactcatttatatattataaaatatttttattttcagtcGATATGAGATATTAATACTCTTCACATCAAGATTTTCTATATATTTATGCATTATGTGATATGACCTAATAATAAATTCAATAATTCTCTCTATGCTAAAATCTAGTtgattttaatattaacttaaaactaactcaattttacaaaaatactcataaattataacatcaaatattattatctgacaaaattgttttaaaacacACTCTGGATGCTTCTAAAAAGAGAATGGACAACTAATGTTGACATCAACAAGAATCTTAAACAATATTTTGATATGAAAATCAAAAGAACAAtataaatcaaatcaaaattgaaGTCTCTCCTAACTATAAGGAAAGCAGCTGAAAAGGTGAATGTACTAACAAAATGGATGCATGAATGAATGATATTTGTGCTTATTCCCTTAAATTATTGCATCCGATTATGAAGGATTAGTATGAAtaataagataattttattgtaaaagAGGAAAAATAGAGGATGATTACATAGGTTAGTGAGAAAGATGTGAAAATGCAGAATCTATCTATTAGGCACATTGGGTGTCCCAtctaatttatttgattttgattttgatttggCTTTATTAGGTATTCTTTATCCAAACAAATAAAACCTAACTCTGTTATTAGGTATTCTCATATACACACACTCACATTCTCATTCCCATCAACAAAAATAGATGCGTTAATTCTTAATTCTATGCATAAAATCTAAAAGTGGGTTAAGAGTATATTCCAAAATAAATTACTATTTTCGTTACAATTCATTATAAAAACTAGtcagtttttttttacaaagacATATTTCAACGTTCAATTGTAGATGTTGCAAAATTCATTCAATTGTTTAAATACTTATATagtgaaaaatgaattttatatattaaataaaaatattcctttatatattatatacaacAAGTAATGGTAAAAAAATCTTGATACTATCAATGCATAATAATTAGAGAGTTTAGTTTTCTGTAAATGAAAACATCTGTCTTCTATCAATCTATAGAAAATCAATCTGcctaagaaataaaataattatcataataattaataaaattattgttatcGTTAGATATTTGTTAGGTTGCATGTTTTGTCATTATATAACAACATTCAAAAATTTATCcagttattatattttatataatttcttataatactataaaaaaattattaaataatatagtgattaaattagagaacattttatagattaaaaaaattattaatttttttattaataaataatttctaaatttgtattaattagttaaaaaaaaaaattctaccaaatttaattaaaaaataatctagaaatcaataatattttttatatctaaaataatttataatttagtcaatataacaactaattaatttttatctttaaaataagtttttatttaataatttttttcagtttaattattaaaatattatatatatatatatatatattttgtaggatattttttatttgcctTACAATTAGATGCATAGCATATGAATGCTTTTTTTTCTGTCTTTATATTCAGAGTGCCTTTATTTTTAGCCTGAGAgcttattaattaatttattatattaaaagtatTGGGTAAATTAATGTTAAATTACTAATTGATagatgtaaaataaataatataaaagttatgtgttaattaaatgtaatttttctttatttttagaaattttaaatttttattttttagtttaaagttttgctttgttgaatttatttttcataatttttattatgtttaattttCAAACACAATCGCGTATGaaagattaattattttaatttataatgttaattttttaaaatttaaaatacataaaaatatttaaaataatataacaaatattaaaataatacaatgattgtttctataaaattaaaatccatAGCAATaggcaaaaataaaatattaataaaaggaaaaaaatacgagtaattaatttaaatgaatttaaaaagttgatgagaacaaaaattaaaactgtatcattaaaaaatagaaaatgtgtATCCATTTTCagaattgataaattaaaaattattattcttaaGATAACATGCTTTAATTTAATACAAGTAATTTATCTCTAGAATACTGGTGTAAGAATATATTGAGTTTTACtttaatttagagataaaataagttaaaaagtATTATACTAACCCAATAACGATATGGTGACAGACAAATAAAAGGGAGATAATGTTAGGTGAGATTGTCGGAGAAAAATAATTAAGGAAAAATTAGTGATTGCGATTTAACATGgacgaaaaataaaaaataaaataagcatTCGAGTTACTTttctaattatttataatattttaaaaaaaggcACATTTTATGTGCTTAATGCATGCACAcaaaaatacaagagaaaataattaatattgcgtaactcaatcttaaaaatgtttttattttttttattgatgtggaattttaacatattttctAATATTATGTAAGACTATATATTTGTATCCGATAgctatataataataaatatgttgataaattcaacaaatttttattaaaatagagTTTATATGATTTTGATTATGACTTTTAAATCATCTCtgactttaaatttaatttaattttgtaaaactgaattataaaataatatttataattatttatatattataataaaatattattaaaagataaaagaagacaaaatgaaattgaatttttatcTAAGCATATATTATTTGAAGTTTGAAGTTCCGTAGTCCTTGAGAAAAGTTAACGTAGTAGTAACAACACAACAAAGCATATATAAGAATGTAAGAATATAATCTAACCCTTTATTTGtcagaataaaatagaaaattataggCACCACCAAgattaattataatttcattACTTAATAATTGTGGCAGATTTTATTCCAttatatttaatcattttacatattttattctcCATTTTTGTGTACAGCGACTGCCCCTTCGAATATTCTTCCATGAatttcactctttttttttctttgacttTGTGCTAAGTAAATAATTAACATGACCCCATAATTAACTCTTCTTAAGAAgtattcaattaattaaaaagagAGAATAGTAGTCAAAACCAAAAATATGAATGTGATTCAATCTTGAAGGTGTGATTTAATTGTGTTTCTTTCTTAGTTTGTGTTTATTTATTGTTATGACTAATGATTTGTGGATGTTtcgtaataaataaaatatttgtcttaattattatgaataaattaGGTTTAtgatttcttatattttttgtaaagaggatgtgtgtgctgataagtttgataatttataatttatttttttcatgtgatgacaaatgattgatGTTACTTGATATGTAAAGTTACTTAATATGTCAAACTAACTGAAATATCAAGTTGAATAATGATGTTtaacatgaaattttttataaaagaagaagaagaagcaataaatacaaattttaggAGATGAAATGTGATTTGGATACATGACATGATTATACCATAAGAAgataaaaggaagaaaaaaattaaaatatttattgcatcacatatatataaatatttttctttctttttatcaaAAGTTTTAGATTTTGTTAACACTAGGATTTAAGATTGGTATTAACAAAACTATTTCTCTTATAATGTATTCAAAATCGTCCAGGATTTGCCGCCACAGTGTAATTTAACGGccaaaaaaacattaataatttgTGATAAGATCGTAATGTTTTATAATatctatacaatttttttcttgaaaaagtCTTAATTTTAATTCACGTTTTAATCCTAGCTTTATTGTAATTGTAAAATGAAAAACATAGcaatattaaataagttttttaagcCCAACTAGCTTCGTAatgtacaattttttaaataataccCAACATTTGGGAGAAAAAAAATGACGAACTGAgtttcattaattaattagtaaTATTTATAAGTATCCTCATTGatgattaatattaatattgtactCTATGTATGTAcgtattttattttgtataaaacaAGTTGGAAGTGTAATTCATCTTTTTCATTAATCAATGGCATCGTGGTCTAACATGTTCACCACTCCTTGGTTCAATACTATAATATATGTCAATTGTTTTCTTCATGCAATGTTTTTGAACTTGTACCATGTTTTAtgtaaaatgataatttttgttttgttttttaaataagagAAATGTACAAATCAAAATACattatgtattttatatttctaaataCATTAATGGTTTTAGATTCTGGAATCCctctttcaaaatatatttttataattccttttttgaaatatatttttataattccttttttgaaatatatttttataattccttttttgaaatatatatatacgtctccaaatgaaatgtatttttttattttaatattttttttttagaatgagATTCTGGTTTTctaattatatttcataataaatGGATTTTATTTTCCAGAATATACTTTTAATTCtgaaatgaagagaaaaattttaaaatttaaaagttaattgaGTGCAAGTAAAAATCATTGGGTACAATAAGTAATTGAATTAATCCATCTCAAAACATTTCGAGGTGTCCAAATACGAAAGTATAAACAGAATTCAATAGGATGAGGAGgcctaataaaatatttgttacatCATGAATACTATTTGATAGAGCAATGATGCCAACCCTTTTGAGGCAAAAATCTTGAGTAGAGAGAATTGCTTCAGATCTCATCTAACTTGTCTCTCTATTCTTCTTAAGATAACTTAGTAAATTTTTCAACTCAGAAGACATTTTCTACCttaaatttaagatattatTTCCTTAAAAAAAAGGGTAAAATAAAAGAGATCTTTCCCTCAATTGCTTATTAGGTAAACAGTGCAAACACAGTAATTATTGGTTAAAATGATAAAAGCTAAAGTCTTAGCTGccttttgaattttaatttagcAGCCaatccattttatattttttaaatcatccATTACAAAGCTAAAGAAAGTAGAGAAGTGTGCCCGAATTTGTTTCTTCAAATACAATTGATCCAAGACAAGTGTATTCCGGAGTCAAAATTGTTATGATAGactagttttttttcttaaaattttatatttctgtgatttattttgagtttaattttgatatatgtaaatattttagaGCATCCACCTATAAAATTTACTCTAAATAggtatattaatttatttatttttatgaaaaccaATGTATTTCATTCATATAGCAATTTAGGATTTTGCGGAAAATTTTATAGTACGgggtatattttattttaaatcttgATATTGGTATGCATCATTCATAATCAAATACAATCACTAATCCGTTGGGCTCCTTGATAGTATAGAACTCCAACATACCTTAAATTTGTCTTTCAAATTTTCAGTGAATTAATTGTAAAAGTTAAACTGCCTACAATATATCGACATGTAAGGGATGGAAAAATTATTAACGTGATAATGTAATAAATAAGTATAATCTAAGACAGATTTTGAtggaagaaaataattttattttaaaataatttgtttaactCAAATAGTTAGAGGGGAAAAAAAGGATTTGAACTTCTTATCTCTCGTGTTTTTGTTCTTCAACATTATAAGAAACTGAGTTTGAAAAACTTTTGATATGATTAGACTGAATTATCCTTGAGTAAAACATCTTTTTATCTTTCCCTCCCTACATCTGTGAACAGTGCATGGTATCTTTTTTTTCCTTGCTCAGGAGAGAAATAAATGTTTGGTGGATGTTAAATAAAGCAGTCAAAGTAAAAAAAGAATCAAATTAAATAGAGAAAGGAAAAATACCTTCCTCTTTCGATCATTTTTATTGACACTTGACTTTTCTTGGCAAACTGATACTGTTCATAGGATCCCCATACATCCAAACTCAACCAAAAAAAAGTGTAATGACGCAACAAGAATCTAAAGAACCAGATCCAAATCACGGTTCATTTAAGTGGTCTTTCACATGTTGATGTAGTTCATAATCACCATAAATATAGCACGAGAATTTCGCCATGCCCATACTCCTAGATCAGGCACCGACATTGGCGTAACTCGGaaacaaagaagaaagagaaacaaTTTTTCTAGTCCGCTTGcacaaaaagataaataaaacacaatggcataaaaaaatattcactcGAATAAAAATTTGCTTTCAACATTTTCCGGAAACGGATGGAATTTGGTGGTACAACTAAAAAGATCACAACACAATTGATAGAGCAATTAACCAAAAGAAACAAATGCATGAACAAATATCAAGAAAGGGGAAGCTCCCTCCCAAATTACATATTCAACCCTATACAAGATATCCTATGTTACAGAATGTGcattcaatatatataatatttgagTAAAAATATGGTTAAATTCTAAACCCCAAACCAGGCCACCTCTTTGTTCCCTCCTTCTTGGTCCTCTTTGAACCAGGATCAATAAGGTTTTCCAGAGATTTTGCTTTTCTGTCCCGTGTCTTGCCTGCTTCTTTCAGAAGCTCAGCCAGACGACGCTTCTCATCTTCAAAATCAGGATTTGCTATTCCAAGCTTTTCCTCCCTCAACTTCAGGACATATTCTAAGATCTCAATCGCATCTCCCACTCTGAACAATGCAATGAAAATAGAATCTTACTTTAAACATAGAAGTGTTACAGCATTGTACAACATAAATAGACATTTGATTAGGTTATATACAGGAAGGCCTTGATTAGTTTATATACAGGAAGGAGCTGGAAAATACATATTGGGTTAGACAAACTATAAGATCAATGCTCTGGGGTGGCCAACCATCCAGTAGCATAGGTTATGGTGGAGGATTTAtagtaaaattaaattcaatacaGCTTTCAATCATGCAGTCCAACATATAACCACGGTAATAACTATACTAAGGTGGTCACTGTTAATCTTTAAGTAGAATCTTCTATTTTATGGCTGCTTCGTAAGAAACAAATACTATGAATGGAATCAGGGTACAAAGCAAAATAGGTACTAAATACGAGCCAAAAGTAAACAAGGATGATGAGAAAAGAATTTTACCTTCCCATAGCATCATATGTAGCTGCAAGATTGCTGTACACTCCAAGAGTATCTTGATGACAGGGGCCACACTCCTGTTCAAGAATTCCCCTAGCTTCTTCAAACAATTCAGCAGCCTCATCTATCTTGAACAGTTGAACACACGCCAACCCCATCTGGTTCAGAACAACTCCAAAGAAGGCACTCTTCCGCTCCCCACTGGCCCTGAGTTTAGCAACAGCACTCTCAAATGAGTTCCTTGAGTCTTCATACCTGCCAATCATGTAATACATCACTCCCATACGTGCCTCAATCCCTGCAATAGTGCTCTGCTGCCCTGGCTTATCATCCAACAACTTCATCGCCCGGCTTAACAGCTTCAGTGCCTCCTCTGGCTCATCCACAGATTCAAAAACTGCCGAAACCTCTGTCAAGCCACCAGCAATCTCCTCTGCAGTGGTACCTGGCACCGGCTTTGAGTAAATCCTGAGTGCATTCTCACAGTACGATTTCGACTCACGAAGCTTCCCAGTCCGGTGGTACAAATCAGCCAGACGCACAAAAACAGACGCAACAGAAGGGTGGTTCTCACCCTTGGCAGACTTAAACACAGTAAGTGCCTTCTGATACGAGAAAATGGCCTCATCAAAACGACAAAGTGACATGTAAATGTTCCCAATGCTAACATCAATCGACGCAACCTCACTATCCTGACCATTTGCAATCATAGCCATGCTAGCAAGCACAAGATGCTCCAATGCCGATTCATAATCTCCCTTCGCCTCGCAAATCAGAGCCATAAGCCTCCTATCGGCagcttcctcaagtgaagccggTTCACTATGCACGCGATGAATCTCCAGAGTTCTCTTACACAGCTCATCCGCTTTGTCAAACTGCATCGCTTGCACATTCGCCTCCGCCAAGTATCTACCACGCACAACACCAACTCAAAAAAGAGTGGTTTTATTCACACAACAATTTAACAACACGACTTGTTTTTTCTCTACCTTCCTTCTTAACCTTATTAATTCCACACATACGTTTCTCTCTTTCTTGTTCAAAACCACCAATAAAACTTCTCATTCAAAAACACAATTATCCAACTacaatcaagaaaaaatatAGACCCTAGTTTTATAGATGttcttatttttatcattaaacaGAAATAGAATTTCGCTTCAGAAATCTGAATatcattttcataatttttcactATCAGGATTATAATTTCGCCTCATTAATTCGCATAGACAGTTAAtgaattgttttattattaagaaaaacacCGAGACGAATCTCCAataattctgaatccctgcatctAGGTATTGCATCAAACAACGATAGATCGATACCGTACCGGCAAGTTTCACCGACGCGGGGATCAGTTTCGCCCAGGGCTTGGATCTGGATCTGGAGCCCCTGGTCGTAGCAGGAGATGGATCGGTCGACCTGGCCGAGCATGGAGAAGGTGTCGCCGAGCTGCATATACCCGGAGAAGGCAGCCAGGGCGTGATCAGCGCCGCGCGCGACGTCGGGGACCTGTATGGCGCGTTCGAGGACAGGAACGGCTTCCTCGAAGCGGGCGAGGCTGCAGTAGATGGCAGCGAGGACATGGAGGCTCATTGCGAGGTCGAGGCTGGGCTCGCCCTCGACGGCGCAGCGCTCGAAGGACTTGGAGGCCCGCACCGCGAAGTCGAGGGCCTTGGCGGGCCCGTCACCGGAGGCGATGGTGTCGCGTGCCAGTTTAAGTAGGAATGGGCCGAGATCGGGGTTGTCGAGAGAGGCATCGGAGAGAATCGGATTGGTAGGGGTTTCGGGAGTTTTCTTCTTGGAGGAACGAGAAGGTGATGGAGATGGTGGTTTTTTGGGAAGTGGAGACGGCGTTTTGTTGTTAGCGTTGTTCGCTTCGGATCTCTGCGTCGGAGTGTTTGGTACGGATATTCGGAGCGGTTGAGCTTCCGGTGGGGTTTTAACGGAAACAAGACCCGGCATGGTGGTGGAATTAGGattcagagagagagagaaagagagagagaaagagagagagagaattgtTGAGTGTTTGGGTGGTGCGAGTGTGAAATTTGTATGGATTGGGCGAAGGATAAGAACTTGGCACCACTCTCAACAAGAATTGGGGAGAAGAAGCGTTGTTTGGGGTTGTGCAGATCAAATGTCTCTTCTATCTTCTGTTTTTCAAACTGTGTCTGTGTGTGAGCTGTGACAGAGGTTTCATTCTTTTCACTTTcacttctttcttcttcttcttctccgtCTTTCTCACGGGTCACTTTGGTAATTCCATAACTCACCCTTCACCCAACGCACATCTTCTCAGattattaattgttaattattaatattaattacagTAATCAATTGCTCACCACCgcatattaaattatattacttCAAAACTCTTTTGGAACGGGTCTAAAACAAggttacttttcttttcttttacttaaataatttttttcttatttttcttgttgATTTACTCTTCATCTTAGTGAACTTTGAATTTAAATGGTATCGGTAAAAATACTCTAAAGTTTAAGTATGATTTTGGTACTCGACACTAGGTATAATTAG
The sequence above is a segment of the Phaseolus vulgaris cultivar G19833 chromosome 2, P. vulgaris v2.0, whole genome shotgun sequence genome. Coding sequences within it:
- the LOC137812759 gene encoding protein KINESIN LIGHT CHAIN-RELATED 1, with protein sequence MPGLVSVKTPPEAQPLRISVPNTPTQRSEANNANNKTPSPLPKKPPSPSPSRSSKKKTPETPTNPILSDASLDNPDLGPFLLKLARDTIASGDGPAKALDFAVRASKSFERCAVEGEPSLDLAMSLHVLAAIYCSLARFEEAVPVLERAIQVPDVARGADHALAAFSGYMQLGDTFSMLGQVDRSISCYDQGLQIQIQALGETDPRVGETCRYLAEANVQAMQFDKADELCKRTLEIHRVHSEPASLEEAADRRLMALICEAKGDYESALEHLVLASMAMIANGQDSEVASIDVSIGNIYMSLCRFDEAIFSYQKALTVFKSAKGENHPSVASVFVRLADLYHRTGKLRESKSYCENALRIYSKPVPGTTAEEIAGGLTEVSAVFESVDEPEEALKLLSRAMKLLDDKPGQQSTIAGIEARMGVMYYMIGRYEDSRNSFESAVAKLRASGERKSAFFGVVLNQMGLACVQLFKIDEAAELFEEARGILEQECGPCHQDTLGVYSNLAATYDAMGRVGDAIEILEYVLKLREEKLGIANPDFEDEKRRLAELLKEAGKTRDRKAKSLENLIDPGSKRTKKEGTKRWPGLGFRI